One segment of Acidobacteriota bacterium DNA contains the following:
- a CDS encoding alkaline phosphatase family protein, with protein sequence MIRAFLFYLSVLALALGCAAPPPEDAPPLLLVGIDGGEWQVIEGLWREGRLPVLRSLADRGVRATLGTDYAASPVIWTTIATGRLPRDHGITDFVVPTPRGDVPVTSDLRRVPALWNMASTAGRRVAVLGWWASWPAEPITGVMVTDRVLLNLDRAFHPPERQDWLDQHIAAAAADPVVPTAFDARGDVVRRDRLKGRLAADLVRQPFDLWMVYFRNADVVSHTEWKYFDPEPFGDGVRDGLTAQERSARAAAVPESYEAIDRALGEILAALPPAANVLVVSDHGFKPETKEIAQVIFDLDAVLERLGYLARDASGAVDFRRTQVYSYRSPKHKKGKTVRFSLAGREAGGAVLPRERTALRERLARDLARVTYDGGEPIFWLRDVRPPEARLGADFVIGVTNDAPSRTLWLDGEPFEGPVEGITRITGTHDANTEGIFLAAGPDIDPRAQLTGINIHDLAGTVLFGTGLPVGEDFAGTVRQELFRESFRQRFPLRTVTSWGRRDVSGRATSSEADAELLEELGALGYLN encoded by the coding sequence GTGATCCGCGCTTTTCTGTTCTATTTGTCGGTTCTGGCTCTCGCTCTCGGCTGCGCCGCGCCGCCGCCGGAGGACGCGCCACCGCTGCTGCTGGTGGGGATCGACGGTGGCGAATGGCAGGTGATCGAGGGACTGTGGCGGGAGGGCCGTCTGCCGGTGTTGCGCTCCTTGGCCGACCGTGGCGTGCGGGCAACCCTGGGTACCGACTACGCGGCCTCGCCGGTGATCTGGACCACCATCGCCACCGGCCGCCTGCCGCGTGATCACGGCATCACCGACTTCGTCGTGCCCACGCCGCGGGGAGATGTGCCCGTGACCTCGGATCTGCGGCGCGTGCCGGCGCTGTGGAACATGGCCTCCACCGCTGGCCGCCGGGTGGCGGTGCTCGGCTGGTGGGCCTCCTGGCCGGCGGAACCGATCACCGGAGTGATGGTGACCGATCGAGTGCTGCTCAATCTCGACCGCGCCTTCCACCCGCCGGAGCGTCAAGACTGGCTCGACCAACACATCGCCGCCGCGGCCGCGGATCCGGTGGTCCCCACGGCCTTCGATGCGCGTGGTGATGTGGTGCGCCGGGACCGCCTCAAGGGCCGCCTGGCGGCCGATCTTGTGCGGCAGCCTTTTGATCTCTGGATGGTCTACTTCCGCAACGCCGACGTGGTGTCCCACACCGAGTGGAAGTATTTCGATCCGGAGCCCTTCGGCGATGGCGTTCGCGACGGCTTGACGGCGCAAGAGCGGTCCGCCCGCGCGGCGGCGGTGCCGGAGAGCTACGAAGCCATCGACCGGGCGCTGGGCGAGATTCTCGCGGCGTTGCCGCCGGCGGCCAACGTGCTGGTGGTATCGGACCACGGCTTCAAACCGGAGACCAAGGAGATCGCCCAGGTGATCTTCGACCTCGATGCGGTGCTAGAACGCCTCGGCTACCTGGCGCGGGACGCCTCCGGTGCGGTGGACTTTCGCCGCACCCAGGTGTACTCCTACCGCTCGCCGAAGCACAAGAAGGGCAAGACCGTGCGCTTCTCCCTGGCCGGCCGCGAAGCCGGTGGCGCGGTGCTGCCGCGCGAGCGGACGGCCTTACGGGAGCGCCTGGCCCGTGACCTCGCGCGGGTGACCTACGACGGCGGCGAGCCGATCTTCTGGCTGCGCGATGTCCGCCCGCCGGAAGCCCGCCTCGGAGCCGACTTCGTGATCGGCGTGACCAACGACGCGCCATCGCGCACCCTGTGGCTCGACGGCGAACCCTTCGAAGGTCCCGTCGAGGGCATCACCCGCATCACCGGCACCCACGACGCGAACACCGAGGGTATCTTCCTCGCCGCCGGCCCGGACATCGATCCCCGGGCCCAACTCACCGGCATCAACATCCACGACCTCGCCGGTACTGTTCTGTTCGGTACGGGCTTGCCCGTCGGCGAAGACTTCGCCGGCACGGTGCGGCAGGAGCTGTTTCGGGAGTCCTTCCGTCAGCGCTTTCCGCTGCGCACGGTGACGAGCTGGGGGCGGCGGGATGTCTCGGGGAGGGCGACCTCTTCGGAGGCCGATGCCGAACTCCTGGAGGAGCTGGGCGCCTTGGGCTATCTAAACTAG
- a CDS encoding ABC transporter ATP-binding protein, which produces MTAAHTEPIVRLRGLVVAYGDHRAVDRVDLDIRRQAVTAILGPSGCGKTSLLRAIAGFESPRTGAIELDGEVIATVDGELPPEKRRVSMMFQEGALFPHRTVEGNVLYGLAGGESARRRAQEALELVGMAEYSKRYPDELSGGQQQRVALARALAPSPRLVLLDEPFANLDAALRMQVREEVRAILETAGATAILVTHDQDEALSMADVVVVMEHGRVLQAGTPEEVYHRPASPAVARFVGDGQFFECAVADGWAESLFGRVRTDAPDGPGHLLVRPEDLEARAADIRGDSTGTVLRRRFFGHDLLDEIRLDATGETLWVRGFSRSDYRPGSRVSLTLRNGALRNGFDEAASQGGARVFPLSS; this is translated from the coding sequence GTGACCGCCGCTCACACCGAGCCGATCGTCCGTCTGCGGGGTCTGGTTGTGGCCTACGGCGACCACCGGGCGGTGGACCGGGTCGATCTCGACATTCGGCGCCAGGCGGTGACGGCCATCCTCGGCCCGAGCGGTTGCGGCAAGACCAGTCTGCTGCGGGCCATCGCCGGTTTCGAATCCCCCCGTACTGGCGCCATCGAGCTGGACGGCGAGGTGATCGCCACGGTCGATGGCGAACTACCGCCGGAGAAGCGGCGGGTCTCGATGATGTTCCAGGAGGGCGCCCTCTTCCCGCACCGCACCGTGGAGGGCAACGTGCTCTACGGACTCGCCGGCGGTGAGTCGGCCCGGCGGCGAGCGCAAGAGGCGCTGGAGCTGGTGGGAATGGCGGAATACTCTAAGCGCTACCCGGACGAGCTTTCCGGTGGCCAGCAGCAGCGGGTGGCCCTGGCCCGGGCGCTGGCGCCTTCACCTCGGTTGGTGTTGCTCGACGAGCCCTTCGCCAATCTGGACGCCGCTTTGCGGATGCAGGTGCGGGAAGAGGTACGCGCCATCCTCGAGACCGCCGGCGCCACCGCCATCCTGGTGACCCACGATCAAGACGAAGCCCTCAGCATGGCCGACGTCGTGGTGGTGATGGAACATGGCCGCGTCCTCCAGGCGGGTACTCCGGAGGAGGTATATCACCGGCCCGCTTCACCGGCGGTGGCGCGCTTCGTCGGCGACGGCCAATTCTTCGAGTGCGCCGTCGCGGACGGCTGGGCGGAGTCCCTTTTCGGCCGGGTGAGAACCGACGCACCGGACGGGCCCGGACACCTGCTGGTGCGGCCGGAAGACTTGGAAGCGCGAGCGGCGGACATCCGCGGCGACTCCACCGGCACGGTGCTCCGCCGTCGCTTCTTCGGCCACGACCTGCTCGACGAGATTCGCCTCGACGCCACCGGAGAAACGCTGTGGGTGCGCGGCTTTTCGCGGTCGGACTATCGGCCCGGATCGCGCGTCTCCCTAACCCTGAGGAACGGGGCCCTGCGCAACGGATTCGACGAAGCCGCGAGCCAGGGGGGCGCCCGAGTATTCCCGTTGTCGTCGTGA
- a CDS encoding iron ABC transporter permease, translating to MAGSIAEGGGNTGSSGPLGPGHLTGSTLLPEKHPRAFRRARRRSRRRAPLWLSIPAVLTALAVSLPLAYLLVRSASGGWSAYRQAVFSGRTLELLVSTLALVAGTVTLALTVAVPLAWLVARTDLPGRRFWAVAGALPLVFPSYVSAFALVAVLGPRGYLQQLLGVERLPDFIYGYGGAVCALGLFTYPYIFLLLVAGLRDLNPAYEESSRTLGAGRWRTFFRVVLPPLRPAIFGGSLLVILYTLSDFGAVSIVRYDTFTYSIYNAYRGLFDRSVAASLATVLVALTVGFILLEALLLRRLRPSPPVAARPAQPLLLGRWRRPALAFVTLLSAITLGIPLIVLISWALRAVRSGGGFETVASAAAGSLTAALLAALVAMALSLPVTAWSLRFPGPVSRLTNRLSHAGFALPGIVIALSLVFFSIRYARPIYQTLGLLVAAYVVRFLPEALVASRAALQAVAPRFEESSRSLGRGAWKTFTGLTVPLARRGVLAGGGLVFLTAMKELPATLILRPIGFETLATRIWSNVSDGIYSQAAAPALALVAVSALPVYFLIIRPALAPRRAR from the coding sequence GTGGCGGGATCGATCGCCGAGGGTGGAGGCAACACCGGGAGCTCGGGTCCGTTGGGACCGGGCCACCTCACCGGCTCCACCCTCCTACCGGAGAAGCATCCGAGAGCTTTCCGCCGGGCTCGCCGACGAAGCCGTCGGAGGGCTCCTCTCTGGCTGTCGATTCCCGCCGTTCTCACCGCCCTCGCCGTCTCGCTACCCCTCGCATACCTGCTGGTCCGCTCGGCGAGCGGTGGCTGGTCGGCCTACCGGCAGGCGGTGTTCTCCGGCCGCACCCTCGAACTCCTCGTCTCGACCCTCGCCCTGGTTGCCGGCACGGTGACCCTGGCCCTCACGGTGGCGGTACCCCTCGCCTGGCTGGTGGCCCGCACGGACCTGCCCGGCCGGCGCTTCTGGGCGGTGGCCGGGGCGCTGCCGCTGGTTTTTCCCTCCTACGTTTCGGCCTTCGCCTTGGTCGCCGTTCTCGGTCCGCGCGGTTATCTGCAGCAACTCCTCGGCGTCGAACGCCTGCCGGACTTCATCTACGGCTACGGCGGCGCCGTTTGCGCCCTGGGACTCTTCACCTACCCGTACATCTTCCTGCTGCTGGTCGCCGGCCTGCGGGATCTCAACCCGGCCTATGAAGAGAGTTCCCGCACCCTCGGAGCGGGCCGCTGGAGAACCTTCTTCCGGGTGGTCCTGCCCCCTTTGCGCCCGGCCATCTTCGGTGGTTCGCTGCTGGTGATCCTCTACACCCTTTCGGACTTTGGCGCCGTTTCCATCGTGCGCTACGACACCTTCACCTACTCCATCTACAATGCCTACCGTGGACTCTTCGACCGCAGCGTTGCCGCTTCCCTGGCCACCGTGCTGGTCGCATTGACGGTGGGCTTCATCCTTTTGGAAGCGCTGCTCCTACGCCGCCTGCGGCCATCGCCACCGGTCGCCGCGCGCCCGGCCCAGCCGCTGCTGCTGGGTCGCTGGCGCCGCCCGGCACTGGCCTTTGTGACCTTGCTGTCCGCGATCACCCTGGGCATTCCCCTGATCGTGCTCATCTCCTGGGCGCTGCGGGCCGTGCGCTCCGGCGGAGGGTTCGAGACCGTGGCGTCGGCCGCTGCCGGTTCGCTGACGGCGGCGCTCCTGGCGGCGCTCGTCGCGATGGCGCTCTCCCTGCCGGTTACCGCCTGGTCGCTGCGTTTCCCGGGGCCGGTGAGCCGCCTGACGAACCGTCTGAGCCATGCCGGATTCGCCCTGCCGGGCATTGTCATCGCCCTGTCCCTGGTCTTCTTCTCCATTCGCTACGCGCGGCCGATCTACCAGACCCTCGGCCTGCTGGTGGCGGCCTATGTCGTGCGCTTCTTGCCGGAAGCGCTGGTGGCCAGTCGCGCCGCCCTACAGGCGGTCGCCCCACGCTTCGAGGAGTCCTCGCGCAGTCTCGGTCGCGGTGCCTGGAAGACCTTCACCGGGTTGACCGTGCCCCTCGCCCGGCGAGGGGTGCTCGCCGGCGGTGGGTTGGTTTTTCTCACCGCCATGAAGGAATTGCCGGCCACCCTCATCCTGCGGCCGATCGGTTTCGAGACTCTCGCCACCCGCATCTGGAGCAACGTTTCCGACGGCATCTACTCCCAGGCGGCGGCGCCGGCCCTGGCTTTGGTCGCGGTGTCCGCCCTGCCGGTCTATTTCTTGATCATCCGCCCGGCTCTGGCACCCCGGAGGGCGCGGTGA
- a CDS encoding extracellular solute-binding protein, with protein sequence MKTLRWIPALAILCLTACSPAATPPVEEEVEQNVTVYSGRNESLIGPLLARFKEQTGITVDVRYGDTAELAATLLEEGAATPAQVFISQDAGALGAVAAQGLFKTLPADVTGRVPARFQDPQGRWVGVSGRARVVVYNTASTTPEELPQSLAAVGEERFAGKFGVAPLNGSFQAHMAVVKVAEGDEALEALLAAIAGNDPQRYPKNSAIVEAVIRGEVDWGLTNHYYLWRALSENPEAPAKNYFMPEGAASSFVNLAGAGVLSEDEATLELVRFLVSDEAQSYFADETFEYPLVAGVAASTDLPPLDGVEVPDVDFAQVADALPATLEAIRASGLE encoded by the coding sequence TTGAAAACTTTGCGCTGGATTCCGGCCTTAGCCATACTCTGTCTGACCGCCTGTTCCCCCGCCGCCACTCCACCGGTGGAAGAAGAGGTAGAGCAAAACGTCACCGTTTACTCGGGCCGCAACGAGAGCCTGATCGGCCCGCTCCTGGCTCGCTTCAAGGAGCAGACCGGCATCACCGTCGACGTGCGCTACGGCGACACCGCGGAACTTGCCGCCACCCTGCTCGAAGAAGGCGCCGCAACGCCGGCGCAGGTCTTCATTTCGCAGGATGCCGGAGCCCTCGGAGCGGTGGCCGCACAGGGTCTGTTCAAAACCCTACCGGCGGACGTCACCGGCCGCGTGCCGGCCCGCTTCCAAGACCCCCAGGGCCGCTGGGTGGGGGTGTCCGGCCGCGCCCGGGTGGTGGTCTACAACACGGCAAGCACGACTCCGGAAGAGCTGCCCCAAAGCCTGGCGGCGGTCGGTGAAGAGCGCTTTGCGGGCAAGTTCGGGGTGGCGCCCTTGAACGGGTCTTTCCAGGCCCACATGGCGGTGGTGAAGGTGGCCGAAGGCGATGAGGCGCTGGAAGCTCTCCTCGCCGCCATCGCCGGCAACGATCCCCAGCGCTATCCCAAGAACAGCGCCATCGTCGAGGCGGTGATCCGCGGCGAGGTGGATTGGGGACTGACCAATCACTACTACCTGTGGCGCGCTCTGTCGGAGAATCCCGAGGCGCCGGCGAAGAACTACTTCATGCCCGAAGGGGCCGCTTCATCCTTCGTCAACCTGGCCGGTGCGGGAGTGCTCAGCGAGGACGAGGCTACTCTGGAACTGGTCCGATTCCTGGTCTCCGATGAAGCACAAAGCTATTTCGCGGACGAGACCTTCGAGTATCCCCTCGTCGCCGGGGTGGCCGCTTCCACCGATCTGCCGCCCCTCGACGGTGTCGAGGTGCCGGACGTCGACTTCGCACAAGTTGCCGACGCCCTGCCGGCGACTCTCGAAGCGATTCGCGCTAGCGGCCTCGAGTAA
- a CDS encoding Fur family transcriptional regulator — protein sequence MKHQREREQFVQGVRQRGLRMTAERLALFDEIFSHHGHIDADQLLATLREKSAKISRATVYRTLDLLVECGLVHKHRLGRNRFLYEHIHDGLGHNHLVCAECGRVAEFVSPGISALQSEICRAHGFLPSRHTLQITAVCADCGGDGDQDSSRNGT from the coding sequence ATGAAACATCAGAGGGAGCGAGAGCAATTCGTTCAGGGCGTGCGCCAGCGGGGCCTCCGCATGACCGCCGAGCGTCTCGCCCTGTTCGATGAGATCTTCTCCCATCACGGTCATATCGACGCCGACCAGCTCCTCGCCACGCTGCGCGAGAAAAGCGCCAAAATCTCCCGCGCCACGGTTTACCGTACCCTCGATCTGCTGGTCGAGTGCGGGCTGGTTCACAAGCATCGCCTAGGCCGCAATCGATTCCTCTACGAACACATCCACGACGGTCTTGGCCACAACCACCTGGTCTGCGCAGAGTGCGGCCGGGTGGCGGAGTTCGTCAGCCCGGGAATCAGTGCGCTGCAGAGCGAAATTTGTCGCGCCCACGGCTTTTTGCCATCGCGGCACACTCTGCAGATCACCGCTGTATGCGCAGACTGCGGGGGTGACGGTGACCAGGATTCCTCTCGCAACGGAACCTAG
- a CDS encoding PGPGW domain-containing protein, translated as MQASAAIGGGATATGDISPWMRVLLFSVGWILVLIGVAGLVLPGIQGILTIAVGLALLSVVSGAIHRWIQRGLQRWPSLLEKMETFRSKIRRRLGRNL; from the coding sequence ATGCAGGCCTCTGCGGCAATCGGCGGCGGCGCCACCGCGACCGGCGACATCTCACCCTGGATGCGGGTGTTGCTGTTTTCCGTCGGTTGGATTCTGGTCCTGATCGGGGTCGCCGGCCTGGTGCTGCCGGGCATTCAAGGCATCCTGACCATCGCCGTGGGCTTGGCACTGCTGTCGGTGGTCAGCGGCGCGATCCACCGCTGGATTCAGCGCGGCCTCCAGCGCTGGCCTTCCCTACTCGAGAAGATGGAGACGTTCCGTTCGAAGATCCGCCGACGGCTGGGGCGGAACCTGTAG
- a CDS encoding citrate synthase, whose translation MSTAKLTFEGQEIEFPVVEGTEGEKAIDIARLRAKTKGAITLDPGYGNTGSCLSAITFIDGEKGVLRYRGYPIEQIAKSADFLEVCFLLIHGHLPSRQEYDAFRHNLTYHSLLHEDMKKFFEGYPPTAHPMAILSSMVSSLSAYYPEEESEDIDANVVRLLAKIHTIAAFSYKKTIGQPFMYPRNDLDYCSNFLRMMFGVPAEEYEVPVVLREALNLLLILHADHEQNCSTSTVRMVGSSEANLFSSIAAGISALWGPRHGGANQAVIEMLQRIHADGSDYQKYIDKAKDKEDEFRLMGFGHRVYKNFDPRARILKATADKVLDALGVHDPLLDIAKELETVALNDEYFVEKRLYPNVDFYSGIIYRAMGIPTQMFTVMFALGRLPGWIAHWLEMRSAPYKINRPRQIYTGETERKYVPLDQR comes from the coding sequence ATGAGCACAGCGAAACTGACTTTTGAGGGTCAGGAGATCGAGTTCCCCGTCGTCGAAGGTACGGAGGGCGAGAAGGCGATCGACATCGCCCGCCTTCGTGCGAAGACGAAGGGTGCGATCACTCTCGATCCGGGCTACGGCAATACCGGTTCCTGCTTGAGCGCGATCACCTTTATCGACGGCGAGAAGGGCGTGCTGCGCTACCGCGGTTATCCGATCGAGCAGATCGCCAAGTCTGCCGACTTCTTGGAGGTCTGCTTCCTGTTGATCCACGGGCACCTGCCGAGCCGGCAGGAGTACGACGCCTTTCGCCACAACCTGACGTACCACAGCCTGCTCCACGAGGACATGAAGAAATTCTTCGAGGGCTACCCGCCGACGGCCCATCCGATGGCGATTTTGTCGTCCATGGTGTCGTCCCTTTCGGCCTACTACCCGGAAGAGGAGTCGGAGGACATCGACGCCAACGTCGTTCGGCTACTGGCCAAGATTCACACCATCGCGGCCTTCTCCTACAAGAAGACGATCGGTCAGCCCTTCATGTACCCGCGCAACGACCTGGACTACTGCTCCAACTTCCTCCGCATGATGTTCGGGGTGCCGGCGGAAGAGTACGAAGTGCCGGTGGTGCTGCGCGAGGCCCTCAATCTGTTGCTCATCCTGCACGCCGACCACGAACAGAACTGCAGCACCTCGACGGTGCGGATGGTCGGCAGCAGCGAGGCGAACCTGTTCTCCTCGATCGCCGCCGGCATCAGCGCCCTGTGGGGACCCCGCCACGGCGGTGCGAACCAGGCGGTCATCGAGATGCTGCAGCGCATCCACGCCGACGGCAGCGACTACCAGAAGTACATCGATAAGGCGAAGGACAAGGAAGATGAATTCCGCCTGATGGGCTTCGGCCATCGGGTCTACAAGAACTTCGATCCGCGCGCCCGCATCCTGAAGGCGACGGCGGACAAGGTGCTCGACGCCCTGGGGGTCCACGATCCGCTCTTGGACATCGCCAAGGAACTGGAGACGGTGGCCTTGAACGATGAGTACTTCGTCGAGAAGCGCCTCTACCCGAACGTCGACTTCTACAGCGGCATCATCTACCGTGCGATGGGCATTCCCACCCAGATGTTCACGGTGATGTTCGCCCTCGGCCGTCTACCGGGCTGGATCGCCCACTGGCTGGAGATGCGCTCGGCGCCGTACAAGATCAACCGGCCGCGCCAGATCTACACCGGCGAAACGGAGCGGAAGTATGTTCCGCTCGATCAGCGATGA
- a CDS encoding radical SAM protein: protein MTTVVAAPASSVLELPPEERLKIHEVFYSLQGESTAIGRPCVLIRLTGCQMRCRWCDTTYSFYEGDWRSLDDLLAEVEEIGCPLVEVTGGEPLLQPGALPLMRELCDRGYEVLLETGGGVDIGAVDPRVRRIVDVKCPGSGEAENYHWPNLDLLTPLDELKFVLADEGDYRWARELIRTMEKDGRLASVRAVHLSPVHGELEATDLADWIMRDHLPVRLQLQLHKLLWGAETRGV, encoded by the coding sequence ATGACCACGGTTGTGGCAGCACCGGCCTCCTCTGTCCTCGAGCTACCGCCGGAAGAGCGCCTCAAGATCCACGAGGTGTTCTACTCGCTGCAGGGCGAGTCCACCGCCATCGGTCGCCCCTGTGTCCTGATCCGCCTCACCGGCTGCCAGATGCGCTGCCGCTGGTGCGACACCACCTACAGCTTCTACGAAGGCGACTGGCGGTCTCTCGACGACCTGCTGGCGGAGGTCGAGGAGATCGGCTGTCCGCTGGTGGAGGTCACCGGCGGCGAGCCTTTGCTGCAACCGGGCGCGCTGCCGCTAATGCGGGAGCTGTGCGACCGCGGCTACGAGGTACTCCTCGAAACCGGAGGCGGGGTGGACATCGGCGCCGTCGATCCGCGGGTGCGGCGCATTGTGGACGTCAAGTGCCCCGGCAGCGGCGAGGCGGAGAACTACCACTGGCCGAATCTCGACCTGCTGACGCCGCTGGATGAACTCAAGTTCGTGTTGGCGGACGAAGGGGACTACCGTTGGGCGCGGGAGCTGATTCGGACGATGGAGAAAGACGGCCGCCTGGCGTCCGTCCGGGCGGTGCACCTGTCGCCGGTTCACGGTGAGCTGGAAGCCACCGATCTCGCCGATTGGATCATGCGCGACCACCTGCCGGTGCGCCTTCAGTTGCAGCTCCACAAGCTTCTCTGGGGCGCCGAAACTCGGGGCGTGTAG
- the queD gene encoding 6-carboxytetrahydropterin synthase QueD: protein MYTIFKDFTFAAAHFIVGHTGGCENLHGHNYRVRVYAAAETLDELGMVVDFADLKAAMAEVAGPFDHRVINDIPPFDRRSTTAESLASYIHQQISGRLGSDGRVTVPRVEVWENDTSCAIYQP from the coding sequence ATGTACACCATCTTCAAGGACTTCACCTTCGCCGCCGCCCACTTCATCGTGGGCCACACGGGCGGCTGCGAAAACCTCCACGGCCACAACTACCGGGTGCGGGTGTACGCCGCTGCCGAAACCCTCGATGAGTTGGGCATGGTGGTGGATTTCGCGGACTTGAAGGCGGCGATGGCGGAGGTGGCCGGCCCCTTCGATCACCGGGTGATCAACGACATCCCACCCTTCGATAGGCGAAGCACCACCGCCGAAAGCCTGGCCTCGTACATCCACCAGCAAATCTCCGGCCGCCTCGGGTCGGACGGACGGGTGACGGTGCCGCGGGTCGAGGTGTGGGAGAACGATACCTCCTGCGCCATCTACCAGCCATGA
- a CDS encoding TonB-dependent siderophore receptor: protein MTLIPSAVTAQAQEESTPPREAQDGAVEDEKAAPDEVVEEEIAVVGKYLYADKVKALKTPTPIIDVPQSLSITTEAQLDRQGFTSIGEIVNYTPGVNTSQGEGHRDAIVFRGVRSTADFFIDGVRDDVQYYRPLYNLEQVEILRGPNALLFGRGGTGGILNRVTKKGLIGESFSSYQARSDSFGEFGVQVDGNFGSSDKRAFRVNALYENLDNHRDFYDGERIGINPTAKFELTPSTTLDVSYEYADHQRFVDRGIPTGSDGRPVEALEDIVFGDPELNTTELEAHLLRASLEHNFSSRLKGNFSAFYGDYDKLYQNFYANDYDEATNIVELDGYVDTTQRQNLILSGDLIGEFDTGGLRHTVIVGTEYIDTSSDQNRFNSFFDTSAADGTRTDRAEFFATRDILRNGVGVLADGRIATNSFSTDLNDDTRVGVEVVSVYVQDEIELSDKFDVVIGARFDSFDIEVFNVPANDIRTRTDEEVSPRLGLVFKPQENVSLYGSYSESFLPRSGEQFANINGDNNRLDPNTFANLEVGVKWDLSQRLSLTAALFEVEQESPVVSDSDAGTFDVIETSVDGFEAQLQGQLTDRWFIAAGYSYLDGEQANGVRRPRELPENMFSLWNNYEVTSRFALGIGLTYQDESFINNSNSAVLPSYTRVDAAAYYDVSDTLRVQLNIENLTDELYFPNSHSTHQATVGAPLNASLSVRGRF, encoded by the coding sequence ATGACACTCATACCCTCAGCAGTCACCGCTCAGGCCCAGGAAGAGTCCACTCCTCCGCGAGAGGCTCAAGACGGCGCCGTAGAAGACGAGAAGGCTGCCCCTGACGAGGTGGTGGAAGAAGAAATCGCCGTCGTAGGCAAATACCTGTATGCCGACAAGGTCAAAGCCCTCAAGACACCGACCCCAATCATCGACGTGCCGCAGAGCCTGTCGATCACTACCGAGGCCCAGCTCGACCGACAAGGCTTCACGAGCATCGGTGAAATCGTGAACTACACCCCGGGGGTCAACACGTCCCAGGGTGAGGGCCACCGCGACGCGATCGTCTTTAGAGGGGTGCGCTCAACGGCCGATTTCTTCATTGACGGGGTTCGCGACGACGTGCAGTATTACCGCCCGCTCTACAACCTCGAGCAGGTGGAGATTCTTCGCGGTCCGAATGCACTTCTCTTCGGCCGCGGTGGCACCGGCGGAATTCTGAACCGCGTCACCAAGAAGGGCTTGATCGGAGAGTCTTTCTCGAGTTACCAGGCGCGCTCCGATTCCTTCGGCGAGTTTGGCGTTCAGGTCGACGGCAACTTCGGCTCCAGCGACAAGCGAGCCTTTCGCGTCAACGCTCTCTACGAAAATCTCGACAATCATCGCGACTTCTACGACGGCGAGCGCATCGGCATCAACCCTACCGCCAAATTCGAGCTGACGCCGTCGACAACCCTCGATGTGTCGTACGAGTATGCTGATCATCAGCGATTCGTTGACCGAGGCATTCCGACGGGATCCGACGGACGCCCCGTCGAAGCCCTCGAAGACATCGTTTTCGGTGATCCCGAGCTCAACACGACCGAGCTCGAAGCCCACCTGCTTCGCGCGAGTCTCGAGCACAACTTTTCGAGCCGCCTCAAGGGCAACTTCAGCGCCTTCTATGGCGACTACGACAAGCTCTACCAGAACTTCTACGCCAACGACTATGACGAAGCGACGAACATCGTCGAGCTGGACGGCTATGTCGACACCACACAGCGTCAGAACCTGATTTTGTCCGGGGATCTGATCGGAGAGTTCGACACCGGCGGTCTGCGCCACACGGTGATCGTCGGCACGGAATACATCGATACCTCGTCGGATCAGAATCGATTCAACTCGTTTTTCGACACCTCCGCTGCGGACGGTACGAGAACGGATCGGGCGGAATTCTTCGCAACTCGCGACATCCTGCGAAATGGTGTGGGCGTTCTGGCCGACGGCCGAATCGCGACCAACAGCTTTTCGACGGATCTCAACGACGATACGCGGGTCGGCGTCGAGGTCGTTTCGGTCTACGTTCAGGACGAGATCGAGCTTTCGGACAAGTTCGACGTGGTGATCGGCGCCCGATTCGACAGTTTCGACATCGAAGTCTTCAACGTGCCGGCGAACGACATCCGGACACGGACCGACGAAGAGGTTTCGCCGCGTCTAGGCTTGGTCTTCAAGCCGCAGGAGAACGTCTCTCTTTACGGCAGCTACAGCGAATCCTTCCTGCCGCGCAGTGGTGAACAGTTCGCCAACATCAACGGCGACAACAATCGCCTGGATCCGAACACCTTTGCCAATCTTGAGGTAGGTGTGAAGTGGGACCTCAGTCAGCGCCTGAGTCTGACAGCCGCGCTGTTCGAGGTTGAACAGGAGTCGCCGGTGGTTTCGGACTCGGACGCTGGAACCTTCGACGTGATCGAGACCTCGGTCGACGGGTTCGAGGCGCAGCTCCAAGGACAGCTGACGGATCGATGGTTCATCGCCGCCGGATACAGCTATCTGGATGGCGAACAGGCGAACGGAGTGCGTCGGCCGCGCGAATTGCCCGAGAATATGTTCTCGCTCTGGAACAACTACGAGGTGACGAGCCGGTTTGCCCTGGGAATTGGGTTGACCTACCAAGATGAAAGTTTCATCAACAACAGCAATAGCGCGGTGCTGCCGAGCTATACCCGAGTGGACGCGGCGGCCTACTACGACGTGTCCGATACGCTGCGGGTTCAGCTCAACATCGAAAACCTGACCGACGAGCTGTATTTTCCCAACTCACACAGCACGCATCAGGCGACCGTGGGCGCGCCTCTCAACGCAAGCCTGTCCGTCAGAGGGCGGTTCTAG